From the genome of Indicator indicator isolate 239-I01 chromosome 17, UM_Iind_1.1, whole genome shotgun sequence, one region includes:
- the TNMD gene encoding LOW QUALITY PROTEIN: tenomodulin (The sequence of the model RefSeq protein was modified relative to this genomic sequence to represent the inferred CDS: inserted 1 base in 1 codon) translates to MCSXRIYVTPPRSRLRSPHTEETMGGTARESPEDCRFLDAAASKTRRKTCTRYQICGLLFSVLLLSLILIFFGVKYLWNSTPRKVYDMEHTFFSHGEKKKIMMEIDPLAKTETFRSGNGSEEILEIHDFKNGITGIFFVGLQKCFIKTQTKVLPETTEAKIPELEGEEITTTYFEQSVVWVPGEKPIQNKEFLKSSKIFDICRNMTIYWIHPTPIAAAELASPEGAEEDLELLIDNQSWLDGRSEHEMEKDTQPAPKRQARQLTEEDLPVNDYSENGLEFHPLWDERGYCCAQCRRANRYCRRVCEPLLGYYPYPYCYQGGRVICRIIMPCNWWIARMLGRV, encoded by the exons ATGTGCA CCAGAATCTATGTGACTCCACCTCGGAGCAGGCTCAGATCCCCACACACGGAGGAGACCATGGGAGGGACGGCACGGGAGAGCCCGGAGGACTGCCGCTTTCTGGAC GCAGCAGCATCCAAGACACGAAGGAAGACCTGCACCAGATACCAGATCTGCGGACTGCTCTTCAGCGTGCTGCTCCTTTCCCTTATTCTGATATTCTTTGGTGTCAAGTATCTCTGGAACTCAACACCCAGAAAA GTTTATGACATGGAACACACATTCTTCAGCCatggagagaagaagaagatcATGATGGAGATTGACCCACTGGCCAAGACGGAGACCTTCAGGAGCGGGAATGGCAGTGAGGAAATCCTGGAGATCCATGACTTCAAAAAC GGGATAACTGGCATTTTCTTCGTGGGACTTCAAAAATGTTTCATCAAAACGCAGACTAAAGTCTTACCTGAGACAACAGAGGCCAAGATCCCTGAGCTTGAG GGAGAAGAAATCACGACCACTTACTTTGAGCAGTCCGTGGTCTGGGTGCCTGGGGAAAAGCCCATTCAGAACAAGGAGTTTCTGAAGAGCTCCAAAATTTTTGACATCTGCAGAAACATGACCATCTACTGGATCCACCCCACACCAATAGCAG CTGCTGAGCTGGCCAGCCCTGAAGGAGCAGAAGAAGACCTTGAGCTGCTCATAGACAACCAGAGCTGGTTGGATGGCAGGAGTGAACACGAGATGGAGAAGGATACACAGCCAGCACCCAAGCGTCAAGCACGGCAGCTCACTGAGGAGGACCTGCCTGTCAATGACTAT TCAGAGAACGGGCTGGAGTTCCACCCCTTGTGGGATGAGCGAGGGTATTGCTGTGCCCAGTGCCGCCGCGCCAACCGCTACTGCCGGCGGGTCTGCGAGCCCCTCCTCGGCTACTACCCCTACCCCTACTGCTACCAGGGCGGGAGGGTCATCTGCCGGATCATCATGCCCTGCAACTGGTGGATCGCGCGGATGCTGGGCAGGGTGTAG
- the TSPAN6 gene encoding tetraspanin-6 isoform X1, with amino-acid sequence MASPSRRLQTKPVITCLKSVLLTYTFVFWVSGIVLLAVGVWGKVSLAVYFSLLDEKATNVPFVLVGAGTVIILLSTFGCFATCRGSTWMLKLYAMLLSLIFLIVLVAAVVGFVFRHEIKTNFESNLNLALRDYNVTADRHSEAVDTIQRTLRCCGVQNYSDWERTEYFTQKGIPRSCCKSQDDCLEEDLKDPSRAKLKVFVDGCFFLVTSTMESKMSVVAGMSFSIACFQLIGIILACCLSQHITNNQYEMV; translated from the exons ATGGCGTCCCCGTCGCGGCGATTGCAGACCAAGCCGGTCATCACCTGCCTCAAGAGCGTCCTGCTCACCTACACCTTCGTCTTCTGG gtGTCGGGTATCGTGCTCCTGGCCGTGGGCGTCTGGGGAAAGGTGAGCCTGGCTGTCTACTTCTCTCTACTGGACGAGAAGGCCACCAATGTCCCCTTCGTCCTGGTGGGTGCTGGCACCGTCATCATTCTCCTGAGCACCTTTGGCTGCTTTGCCACCTGCCGCGGCAGCACCTGGATGCTCAAGCTG TATGCCATGCTCCTGTCCCTCATCTTCCTCATCGTCCTGGTGGCTGCCGTTGTGGGGTTCGTCTTCAGGCATGAG ATCAAGACAAACTTTGAGAGTAAcctcaacctggccttgagggACTACAATGTGACTGCAGACCGGCACAGTGAGGCCGTCGACACCATCCAGAGAACT ctgcGCTGCTGTGGGGTGCAGAACTACTCAGACTGGGAGAGGACTGAGTACTTCACCCAGAAGGGCATCCCCCGGAGCTGCTGCAAGAGCCAGGATGACTGCTTGGAGGAGGATCTAAAAGACCcaagcagagccaagctgaaaGTGTTTGTGGAT ggttgttttttcctgGTAACATCAACGATGGAGTCAAAAATGAGTGTTGTGGCTGGAATGTCCTTTAGCATCGCATGCTTCCAG tTGATTGGCATCATTCTCGCTTGCTGCCTGTCCCAGCACATCACGAACAATCAGTATGAGATGGTGTAG
- the TSPAN6 gene encoding tetraspanin-6 isoform X2 has product MASPSRRLQTKPVITCLKSVLLTYTFVFWVSGIVLLAVGVWGKVSLAVYFSLLDEKATNVPFVLVGAGTVIILLSTFGCFATCRGSTWMLKLYAMLLSLIFLIVLVAAVVGFVFRHEIKTNFESNLNLALRDYNVTADRHSEAVDTIQRTLRCCGVQNYSDWERTEYFTQKGIPRSCCKSQDDCLEEDLKDPSRAKLKGCFFLVTSTMESKMSVVAGMSFSIACFQLIGIILACCLSQHITNNQYEMV; this is encoded by the exons ATGGCGTCCCCGTCGCGGCGATTGCAGACCAAGCCGGTCATCACCTGCCTCAAGAGCGTCCTGCTCACCTACACCTTCGTCTTCTGG gtGTCGGGTATCGTGCTCCTGGCCGTGGGCGTCTGGGGAAAGGTGAGCCTGGCTGTCTACTTCTCTCTACTGGACGAGAAGGCCACCAATGTCCCCTTCGTCCTGGTGGGTGCTGGCACCGTCATCATTCTCCTGAGCACCTTTGGCTGCTTTGCCACCTGCCGCGGCAGCACCTGGATGCTCAAGCTG TATGCCATGCTCCTGTCCCTCATCTTCCTCATCGTCCTGGTGGCTGCCGTTGTGGGGTTCGTCTTCAGGCATGAG ATCAAGACAAACTTTGAGAGTAAcctcaacctggccttgagggACTACAATGTGACTGCAGACCGGCACAGTGAGGCCGTCGACACCATCCAGAGAACT ctgcGCTGCTGTGGGGTGCAGAACTACTCAGACTGGGAGAGGACTGAGTACTTCACCCAGAAGGGCATCCCCCGGAGCTGCTGCAAGAGCCAGGATGACTGCTTGGAGGAGGATCTAAAAGACCcaagcagagccaagctgaaa ggttgttttttcctgGTAACATCAACGATGGAGTCAAAAATGAGTGTTGTGGCTGGAATGTCCTTTAGCATCGCATGCTTCCAG tTGATTGGCATCATTCTCGCTTGCTGCCTGTCCCAGCACATCACGAACAATCAGTATGAGATGGTGTAG